One genomic window of Erinaceus europaeus chromosome 19, mEriEur2.1, whole genome shotgun sequence includes the following:
- the UBE2T gene encoding ubiquitin-conjugating enzyme E2 T isoform X1 translates to MQRASRLKRELKLLATEPPPGITCWQDKDQMDNLQAQILGGANTPYEKGVFKLEVIIPERYPFEPPQIRFLTPIYHPNIDSAGRICLDVLKLPPKGAWRPSLNIATVLTSIQLLMSEPNPDDPLMADISSEFKYNKPVFLKNARQWTEKHARQKQKADEEEMPRKLSETSDSQVHNTAQKRKAGEFGGKEKKICPDV, encoded by the exons ATGCAAAGAGCTTCCCGGCTGAAGAGGGAGCTGAAGCTGTTAGCCACAGAGCCACCCCCAGGTATCACATGCTGGCAGGATAAAGACCAAATGGATAATCTTCAAGCAC AAATATTAGGTGGAGCCAACACACCTTATGAAAAAGGTGTTTTCAAGCTGGAAGTTATCATTCCTGAGAG GTACCCATTTGAGCCTCCTCAGATCCGATTTCTGACTCCAATTTACCATCCAAACATTGATTCTGCTGGAAGGATTTGTCTTGATGTTCTCAAATTGCCACCTAAA GGTGCGTGGAGGCCATCCCTCAACATTGCGACTGTGCTGACTTCCATTCAGTTGCTCATGTCAGAACCTAACCCTGATGACCCTCTCATGGCTGACATA TCCTCAGAATTTAAGTATAATAAGCCAGTCTTCCTCAAGAATGCCAGGCAGTGGACAGAGAAACAtgcaagacagaaacagaag GCTGATGAGGAAGAGATGCCCAGGAAGCTGTCGGAGACCAGTGATTCACAAGTTCACAACACAGCACAGAAAAGGAAAGCTGGGGAGTtcggaggcaaagaaaagaaaatttgccCTGATGTTTAG
- the UBE2T gene encoding ubiquitin-conjugating enzyme E2 T isoform X2, whose product MQRASRLKRELKLLATEPPPEILGGANTPYEKGVFKLEVIIPERYPFEPPQIRFLTPIYHPNIDSAGRICLDVLKLPPKGAWRPSLNIATVLTSIQLLMSEPNPDDPLMADISSEFKYNKPVFLKNARQWTEKHARQKQKADEEEMPRKLSETSDSQVHNTAQKRKAGEFGGKEKKICPDV is encoded by the exons ATGCAAAGAGCTTCCCGGCTGAAGAGGGAGCTGAAGCTGTTAGCCACAGAGCCACCCCCAG AAATATTAGGTGGAGCCAACACACCTTATGAAAAAGGTGTTTTCAAGCTGGAAGTTATCATTCCTGAGAG GTACCCATTTGAGCCTCCTCAGATCCGATTTCTGACTCCAATTTACCATCCAAACATTGATTCTGCTGGAAGGATTTGTCTTGATGTTCTCAAATTGCCACCTAAA GGTGCGTGGAGGCCATCCCTCAACATTGCGACTGTGCTGACTTCCATTCAGTTGCTCATGTCAGAACCTAACCCTGATGACCCTCTCATGGCTGACATA TCCTCAGAATTTAAGTATAATAAGCCAGTCTTCCTCAAGAATGCCAGGCAGTGGACAGAGAAACAtgcaagacagaaacagaag GCTGATGAGGAAGAGATGCCCAGGAAGCTGTCGGAGACCAGTGATTCACAAGTTCACAACACAGCACAGAAAAGGAAAGCTGGGGAGTtcggaggcaaagaaaagaaaatttgccCTGATGTTTAG